A portion of the Burkholderia sp. GAS332 genome contains these proteins:
- a CDS encoding Ser-tRNA(Ala) deacylase AlaX (editing enzyme): MTQKIFWSAPYQTELDTVVTQVDDHRVQVEKTIFFAFSGGQESDAGTLGGYPVLLAEKRGQDILYTLSPDHTLTVGDRVSVCIDWDRRYWLMRLHFAAEMILQMVYQHRPGIERIGAHISPDKARIDFASDVSLAPLLPILEQEALSLISHDHPILTAFSDEKAERRFWEVEGFARMACGGTHPRSTAEIGALKLKRKNTGKGKERIEITLLS, translated from the coding sequence ATGACACAAAAAATATTCTGGAGCGCCCCGTATCAGACGGAGCTCGATACGGTGGTGACCCAAGTCGACGACCATCGGGTACAGGTCGAAAAGACGATCTTCTTTGCTTTCTCGGGTGGACAAGAGAGCGATGCCGGGACGCTCGGTGGTTACCCGGTTCTGTTGGCGGAAAAGCGCGGGCAAGACATTCTCTACACACTGTCACCCGACCATACCCTCACGGTCGGTGACCGCGTGTCAGTGTGCATCGACTGGGATAGGCGCTATTGGTTGATGCGCCTCCACTTTGCGGCCGAGATGATCCTTCAGATGGTGTACCAACATCGTCCTGGGATAGAACGCATTGGCGCGCACATATCGCCGGACAAAGCACGAATCGACTTTGCCAGCGACGTCAGCCTGGCGCCACTGTTGCCGATTCTCGAGCAGGAAGCGCTCTCTCTTATCAGCCATGACCACCCGATCCTGACTGCGTTTAGCGACGAGAAAGCCGAGCGCAGGTTCTGGGAAGTCGAAGGCTTCGCCCGAATGGCATGTGGGGGCACGCATCCACGGTCGACCGCCGAGATCGGTGCGCTGAAGCTCAAGCGTAAAAACACGGGGAAAGGAAAGGAGCGCATTGAAATTACGCTCCTTTCGTAG
- a CDS encoding Uncharacterized conserved protein YbjT, contains NAD(P)-binding and DUF2867 domains, which translates to MAILVTGSTGVIGTQVLDHLNGSGADVRALTRSPEKAQFPDGVTAVKGDLSDIDSVRRVMNGVSTLFLLAPNAADELTQALQTLSVAREAGVKGIVYLSVFKGAEYVDVPHFTGKHTVERMIEHCDLPATVLRPAYFIQNDVRQKDALLTHGVYGMPIGGKGISMVDIRDIGEAAARELLRRERAAHPLPRETYELVGPDALTSDAIAAIWAEALGRPVRYGGNDLDTLEQRLKAVAPGWLAYDMRLMMRRYQQDGAVASKAEVDRLATLLGRQPRSYRDFAVATADAWAKG; encoded by the coding sequence ATGGCAATCCTCGTAACTGGCAGCACGGGCGTGATCGGCACGCAGGTTCTCGACCATCTGAACGGCAGCGGCGCCGACGTGCGGGCGCTGACCCGCTCGCCGGAGAAAGCTCAATTTCCCGATGGCGTCACCGCGGTCAAGGGCGACCTGTCCGATATCGACTCTGTTCGGCGCGTAATGAACGGAGTCAGCACGTTATTTCTGCTGGCTCCCAACGCCGCGGACGAACTGACACAGGCCCTGCAGACCCTGAGCGTCGCGCGGGAAGCCGGCGTGAAAGGCATTGTTTATCTGTCGGTATTCAAGGGCGCGGAGTACGTCGATGTCCCTCACTTCACCGGCAAGCACACGGTCGAGCGCATGATCGAGCACTGCGACCTGCCGGCGACGGTGCTGCGCCCCGCCTACTTCATCCAGAACGACGTCAGGCAGAAAGACGCGCTGCTGACGCACGGCGTCTACGGCATGCCGATTGGCGGCAAAGGCATTTCCATGGTCGATATCCGCGATATCGGCGAAGCCGCGGCCCGCGAACTCCTGCGTCGCGAGCGCGCCGCCCACCCGCTGCCGCGTGAAACGTATGAACTCGTGGGACCTGACGCGCTGACGTCGGACGCGATCGCTGCGATATGGGCGGAGGCGCTGGGACGTCCGGTTCGCTACGGCGGCAACGACCTCGACACGCTCGAACAGCGTCTCAAGGCGGTCGCGCCGGGCTGGCTCGCCTACGACATGCGCCTGATGATGCGCCGGTATCAGCAGGACGGTGCAGTCGCATCGAAAGCGGAGGTCGATCGCCTGGCTACGCTGCTCGGACGGCAGCCGAGGTCCTACCGGGACTTTGCCGTTGCGACTGCCGACGCGTGGGCGAAGGGCTGA
- a CDS encoding DNA-binding transcriptional regulator, LysR family, with the protein MDLTSLADFNAVALHGGFGPASRALDRPKATLSRRVAELEEELGVRLIERGARRLRLTEEGLALHERTRGLMTEIQEAGEAAASRAPVPRGRLRISAPVVFAHVALCQIAARFALAYPQVELEIIAEDRVADPVEDGYDLVIRIDPPHDEQLVGRRILGDERLVVASPSMSIPSMPASEEDALQVPAVMSIAAPSGVLWNMQTEGGGVRVIKPMPVLRMSSLLMVREAVLQGVGAALLPRLLVEQDVRTGRLVCWGAEAGSPVEIWALYSSRRLLSAKVRAFMDMLKQDSGRF; encoded by the coding sequence ATGGATTTGACGTCGCTGGCAGATTTCAATGCGGTCGCGCTGCACGGCGGCTTCGGGCCGGCCAGTCGCGCGCTCGACCGTCCCAAGGCCACCCTGTCGCGGCGCGTGGCCGAGTTGGAGGAAGAACTCGGCGTGCGGCTGATCGAGCGGGGCGCACGCCGGCTGCGTCTGACCGAGGAAGGTCTCGCACTCCATGAGCGCACGCGGGGGCTCATGACGGAGATTCAGGAGGCGGGTGAAGCGGCCGCGTCGCGCGCACCGGTTCCGCGCGGGCGGTTGCGCATCAGCGCGCCCGTCGTTTTCGCGCATGTCGCGCTGTGCCAGATCGCTGCGCGCTTTGCACTGGCCTATCCGCAAGTCGAACTCGAAATCATTGCAGAAGACCGGGTCGCGGATCCGGTAGAGGACGGCTACGACCTGGTGATCCGTATCGATCCACCGCATGACGAGCAACTCGTAGGGCGGCGCATTCTCGGTGACGAGCGTCTCGTGGTCGCTTCGCCGAGCATGTCGATCCCGTCGATGCCTGCAAGCGAAGAGGACGCGTTGCAGGTGCCGGCGGTCATGTCGATAGCGGCGCCGTCCGGCGTGCTCTGGAACATGCAGACGGAAGGCGGCGGTGTGCGGGTCATCAAACCGATGCCGGTGCTGCGGATGTCATCTTTGTTGATGGTGCGCGAGGCGGTGCTTCAGGGCGTGGGCGCGGCGCTCCTGCCTCGCTTGCTGGTCGAACAGGATGTGCGAACGGGGCGGCTCGTTTGCTGGGGCGCGGAGGCGGGCTCGCCCGTGGAAATCTGGGCGCTTTATAGTTCGCGCCGTTTGCTGAGTGCCAAGGTGCGGGCGTTTATGGACATGCTGAAACAGGACTCAGGCAGGTTCTGA
- a CDS encoding Predicted transcriptional regulator YheO, contains PAS and DNA-binding HTH domains codes for MRKTKTTAARRLLLDRYGRVADGIALLFFPYVEIVLHDLQSQTVAYIANNLSKRELGDDSALEEIDHSAESGTIGPYEKINWDGRRMRCVSTVLFDDAGVAVGVMCVNYNIAVFEDMKHVIDRVISGAGVIKQPEELFKDDWQERINTFLHAWLQERQLALNSLTRDHRRELVEALWAEGAFKGKSAANYVANVLGMGRATVYQHIRDLRDAEA; via the coding sequence ATGCGCAAGACTAAGACAACAGCCGCACGCAGGCTTCTTCTGGATCGATACGGCCGTGTCGCCGACGGTATCGCACTGCTGTTTTTTCCGTACGTTGAAATCGTCCTTCATGACCTGCAAAGCCAGACGGTTGCGTACATAGCCAATAACCTGTCCAAGCGCGAACTGGGCGACGACTCGGCACTGGAAGAAATCGACCATTCGGCGGAGTCAGGCACGATCGGTCCATACGAAAAAATCAATTGGGATGGCAGGCGGATGCGCTGCGTCAGCACGGTACTCTTTGACGACGCTGGCGTTGCTGTTGGTGTGATGTGCGTGAACTACAACATTGCGGTCTTCGAGGACATGAAGCATGTCATCGACCGCGTCATCTCCGGCGCCGGCGTGATCAAGCAGCCAGAGGAATTATTCAAGGACGATTGGCAAGAACGCATCAACACGTTTCTTCACGCATGGCTTCAAGAGCGCCAGTTGGCGCTGAACTCACTGACCCGCGACCACCGTCGAGAATTAGTCGAAGCGCTTTGGGCCGAAGGTGCGTTCAAGGGGAAAAGTGCCGCAAACTATGTGGCAAACGTGCTAGGGATGGGACGCGCGACCGTGTATCAACACATCAGAGATCTGCGGGACGCGGAAGCGTGA
- a CDS encoding L-arginine dehydrogenase has protein sequence MNSTNPVFPLIVQQDAVRNALPHLDVRGALTRMFLALANDAAVQPPQTFTPFPQGAGDFITYLGVMADAKVFGAKLSPYIVTDSKPVITAWTALMSMETGQPLMWCDAGLLTIERTAGATALAVDHLAAADARRLAIVGAGAVGQAHLRHLAALRPWDSISVFSPELAGNESKRAEVNALHERVRVCTTLEDCLRDADVVALCTSSGTPVLAENMLTKPALITSISTNVANAHEIPPAWLPDMDVYCDYRKTTPASAGEMKLAGQLHDWSPESVLGDLPELVAGTARKPSGRQHAFFRSIGLGLEDVAIANELFRHVAGQRGD, from the coding sequence ATGAACAGCACAAACCCAGTATTCCCGTTGATCGTCCAGCAGGACGCGGTGCGCAACGCACTGCCCCATCTCGATGTGCGCGGCGCGTTGACACGCATGTTTCTCGCGCTGGCAAACGACGCCGCGGTGCAGCCGCCTCAGACCTTCACCCCCTTTCCGCAAGGGGCCGGCGATTTCATTACGTACCTCGGGGTCATGGCGGACGCCAAGGTGTTCGGCGCCAAGTTGTCGCCGTACATCGTGACCGACTCGAAGCCGGTTATTACGGCATGGACGGCGCTGATGTCGATGGAAACGGGTCAGCCCTTGATGTGGTGCGATGCGGGTCTGCTCACCATCGAGCGCACCGCCGGTGCGACCGCACTCGCAGTGGATCACCTTGCGGCGGCCGACGCGCGCCGGCTCGCCATCGTTGGCGCTGGCGCGGTGGGACAGGCCCATTTGCGCCACCTCGCGGCACTGCGGCCATGGGACTCGATCAGCGTGTTTTCACCCGAGTTAGCAGGAAACGAATCGAAGCGTGCGGAGGTGAATGCCCTTCATGAACGTGTACGGGTTTGCACCACGCTTGAAGATTGCTTGCGCGATGCCGACGTGGTGGCGTTGTGCACATCCTCGGGCACGCCGGTACTCGCGGAAAACATGCTGACGAAGCCGGCGCTCATTACGTCGATCAGCACGAATGTCGCGAATGCTCACGAAATTCCGCCCGCGTGGCTTCCGGACATGGACGTCTATTGCGACTACCGGAAAACCACGCCTGCCAGCGCAGGGGAAATGAAATTAGCGGGGCAGTTGCATGACTGGTCGCCGGAAAGCGTGCTCGGCGACCTGCCTGAGTTGGTAGCCGGCACCGCCAGAAAACCCTCCGGGCGCCAACACGCGTTTTTCCGCTCTATTGGGCTGGGACTGGAAGACGTCGCGATCGCTAACGAACTGTTCAGACACGTAGCCGGGCAGCGCGGCGATTAA
- a CDS encoding amino acid ABC transporter substrate-binding protein, PAAT family yields the protein MPLKLSLSFFVAAALIGSVGTVSAETQSTLRFGIEAAYPPFESKSPTGQLQGFDVDVGNAVCAKMAVKCEWVENSFDGLIPALQARKFDVINSAMNITDKRKQSIDFTPPIYVVPIVMVAKRGSPLLPDVKSLQGKRVGVLQGSSQEDFLKAHWANAGVSIVSYQDQDQVYADLVAGRLDAAVQEAQTVEDGFLNKPSGHDYVIVGQPLSDPATLGEGTGFGLRKGDKALAGKIDAALDALKKDGTLSTLSQKYFKRDIIAK from the coding sequence ATGCCTCTGAAGCTTTCACTGTCATTTTTCGTCGCGGCTGCGTTAATCGGATCGGTCGGCACCGTTAGCGCGGAGACTCAAAGCACCTTGCGTTTCGGCATTGAAGCAGCGTATCCGCCGTTCGAGAGCAAGTCGCCGACGGGGCAATTGCAAGGATTCGACGTCGACGTCGGCAACGCGGTTTGCGCAAAGATGGCCGTGAAGTGCGAGTGGGTGGAGAATTCGTTCGACGGCCTGATTCCCGCCTTGCAGGCGCGCAAATTCGACGTGATCAATTCCGCGATGAACATCACGGACAAGCGCAAACAGTCCATCGATTTCACGCCGCCGATCTATGTGGTGCCGATCGTGATGGTGGCCAAGCGTGGTTCTCCGTTGCTGCCAGATGTGAAGAGCCTGCAGGGCAAACGCGTCGGTGTCCTGCAGGGTTCGTCGCAGGAAGATTTCCTCAAGGCTCACTGGGCGAATGCGGGCGTATCGATCGTCTCGTATCAGGACCAGGATCAGGTGTATGCCGACCTCGTGGCCGGACGTCTGGATGCTGCCGTCCAGGAAGCACAGACTGTTGAGGATGGCTTCCTGAACAAGCCCTCAGGCCACGACTATGTGATTGTCGGCCAGCCGCTCAGCGATCCGGCAACGCTTGGCGAAGGGACGGGTTTCGGCTTGCGCAAAGGCGACAAGGCGTTGGCCGGAAAGATCGATGCGGCGCTCGACGCTTTGAAGAAGGACGGTACGCTCAGCACGCTTTCGCAGAAGTACTTCAAGCGCGACATCATCGCGAAGTAA
- a CDS encoding D-amino-acid dehydrogenase gives MDFDVIVLGAGIVGVSSALHLQDRGRRVALVDRRGPGEETSFGNAGLIERSSVVPYGFPRDLGTLLRYMRNQSTDLYWDYKALPSFATWLARFWWASSPERLEAAARDMLPLIRESVVEHDVLIERAGLERLVHDGGWIEAFRTRTEFERQAAAAEITASQYGLRVAPFDAELLLAREPGLSAGFCGALHWQDPKSISNPGALTKGYARLFKNGGGTLLLGEATTVRLEGDAWTVQTSQGRISAKEVVVALGPWSDKVFAPLGYRIPLRAKRGYHMHYAPTKAMLSVPLVDTEKGYVVAPMEGRLRLTTGVEIARREAAPTGIQLARAESIARPVFGLGRRLDDAPWLGLRPCTPDMRPVIGQAPRHRGLWFAFGHNHHGLTLGPVTGRLLAEMMTGAEPFADPYPFRPERFR, from the coding sequence ATGGATTTCGATGTGATCGTGCTGGGCGCCGGGATTGTCGGCGTGTCGTCGGCGCTGCATCTGCAGGATCGCGGGCGCCGTGTGGCGCTCGTCGATCGACGTGGCCCCGGGGAAGAGACCAGTTTCGGCAATGCAGGTCTGATCGAGCGGTCGTCGGTGGTCCCTTACGGCTTTCCACGCGATCTCGGCACGCTGCTGCGCTACATGCGCAATCAGTCGACTGACCTTTACTGGGACTACAAGGCCTTGCCGTCTTTCGCCACGTGGCTCGCGCGGTTCTGGTGGGCGTCGTCCCCGGAACGGCTCGAGGCTGCCGCGCGCGACATGCTGCCGTTGATCCGCGAGAGCGTCGTTGAGCACGACGTACTGATCGAGCGCGCGGGCCTCGAACGGCTCGTCCATGACGGTGGCTGGATCGAGGCATTCCGCACGCGAACGGAGTTTGAGCGGCAGGCGGCAGCCGCCGAAATTACGGCGAGTCAATATGGACTGCGCGTGGCGCCGTTCGACGCCGAGCTGCTTCTGGCGCGCGAACCTGGTTTAAGCGCGGGCTTTTGTGGCGCCTTGCATTGGCAGGACCCGAAGAGTATTTCCAATCCGGGTGCGTTGACGAAGGGATATGCGCGGTTGTTCAAGAATGGCGGCGGCACGCTTCTGCTCGGAGAGGCGACCACGGTACGTCTGGAGGGCGACGCATGGACCGTGCAGACGTCGCAAGGCAGGATCAGTGCCAAAGAGGTGGTCGTGGCACTCGGGCCGTGGTCCGACAAGGTTTTTGCGCCGCTCGGATATCGGATACCGCTGCGCGCGAAACGCGGTTATCACATGCACTACGCGCCCACGAAGGCGATGCTTTCGGTGCCGCTTGTCGACACGGAAAAAGGGTACGTCGTGGCGCCGATGGAAGGCCGCTTGCGTTTGACGACAGGCGTTGAAATCGCCCGACGCGAGGCCGCGCCGACGGGTATTCAACTCGCGCGTGCGGAAAGCATCGCCCGGCCAGTATTCGGTCTGGGCCGTCGGCTGGACGACGCGCCATGGCTCGGGTTGCGTCCTTGTACACCCGACATGCGGCCCGTCATTGGGCAAGCGCCTCGCCATCGAGGACTCTGGTTCGCCTTTGGCCACAACCACCATGGATTGACGCTCGGTCCCGTGACGGGCCGGTTGCTGGCGGAAATGATGACGGGCGCCGAGCCGTTCGCCGATCCCTATCCGTTTCGTCCTGAGCGGTTCCGGTAA
- a CDS encoding ornithine cyclodeaminase yields MTRFLDVPAAYRLVADIGVPRFLSELADTIGADYLRWREFDKSPRVACHSEAGVIELMPVADSNLFAFKYVNGHPINAERGIQTVMAFGALASVDTGYPLFLSELTLTTALRTAATSALVARSLARPDSRRMALIGNGAQSEFQAIAFHTLLGINEIRVFDVDARATDKLARNLAAWPSLRIVRAASTTDAVRGADIVTTVTADKTYATIVTPDMIEPGMHLNAVGGDCPGKTELHADVLRMSRVIVEYEPQTRIEGDIQQLPADSPVTELWRVLAGDVAGREHADQVTVFDSVGFALEDYSALRYLHALAQRHDVGIDVALIPTASDPKDLFGGLMQTAATPAAFAPALADALAFTR; encoded by the coding sequence ATGACCCGCTTTCTCGACGTACCCGCCGCGTACAGACTCGTCGCCGATATCGGCGTGCCGCGATTCCTGAGCGAACTCGCCGACACCATCGGCGCCGACTATCTTCGATGGCGCGAATTCGATAAGTCGCCGCGCGTTGCATGCCACTCCGAGGCTGGCGTGATCGAGTTGATGCCGGTCGCCGATTCGAACCTGTTCGCTTTCAAATACGTGAACGGCCATCCGATCAACGCCGAACGCGGCATTCAAACCGTGATGGCGTTCGGCGCGCTCGCCTCCGTCGATACCGGCTACCCGCTGTTCCTCTCCGAACTCACACTGACCACGGCCCTGCGCACTGCGGCCACGTCCGCGCTCGTCGCAAGAAGCCTGGCCCGCCCCGACTCGCGACGCATGGCCTTGATCGGCAACGGCGCGCAAAGCGAATTTCAGGCGATCGCGTTTCACACCCTGCTCGGCATCAATGAGATTCGCGTGTTCGATGTCGATGCGCGCGCAACCGATAAGCTGGCGCGCAATCTTGCCGCATGGCCATCCCTGCGCATCGTCCGCGCGGCATCGACTACCGACGCGGTGCGCGGCGCCGATATCGTCACGACCGTCACCGCCGATAAAACCTATGCGACGATCGTCACGCCCGACATGATCGAGCCCGGCATGCACCTGAACGCAGTCGGCGGTGACTGCCCCGGCAAGACCGAATTGCACGCGGACGTCCTGCGTATGAGCCGCGTGATTGTCGAATATGAGCCGCAGACGCGTATCGAAGGTGATATCCAGCAACTCCCCGCCGATTCGCCTGTCACCGAATTGTGGCGCGTGCTTGCCGGAGACGTGGCGGGCCGGGAACACGCGGATCAGGTGACCGTGTTCGATTCCGTCGGCTTCGCACTCGAGGACTACTCGGCGCTCCGTTATCTCCACGCACTGGCTCAGCGCCACGACGTGGGCATCGATGTCGCGTTGATCCCGACAGCTAGCGATCCCAAGGACCTGTTCGGCGGCCTGATGCAGACGGCCGCCACACCGGCCGCCTTCGCCCCCGCACTCGCCGACGCGCTCGCCTTCACGCGCTAA